The Chiloscyllium plagiosum isolate BGI_BamShark_2017 unplaced genomic scaffold, ASM401019v2 scaf_97166, whole genome shotgun sequence genome contains a region encoding:
- the LOC122545668 gene encoding gastrula zinc finger protein XlCGF26.1-like — protein sequence MCLCAAEAVAMEKPEESRPVEEPWKCGDCGKGFRVPSALETHRCSHTGERPFPCTDCGKAFRHSSHLLAHQRVHTGERPFSCPECGKAFSQASTLLRHKRVHTGERPFSCPECGKAFSNSSTLLIHQHVHTGERPFNCPECGKAYTQVSNLLRHQRVHTGEKPFSCPECGKGFTCSSNLRSHRHVHTGEMPFTCSQCGKGFTCSSNLRSQERIHTGERPFSCTKCGKAFSNSCALLRHQHVHTGEGPFTCSRCRKGFTCSSTLQSHQRIHTGERPFSCSQCGKAFTHVSSLMTHQRIHTGERPFTCSQCGKGFTCSFNLQTHQRVHTGERPFSCPECGKAFTQVSTLLGHQRVHTGERPFSCPECGKALRNSSTLLTHQRVHPGERPFTCSQCRKGFRYSSHLLTHRRVHTGERPFSCPECGKAFSQVSTLLRHQRIHTGERPFTCSQCGKGFTYSSNLQKHQRVYVPSQGD from the coding sequence ATGtgtttgtgtgcagctgaagctgtggccatggagaaacctgagGAATCCCGCCCTGTCGAGgaaccgtggaagtgtggcgactgtgggaaaggcttccgtgtcccgtctgccctggagactcatcggtgcagtcacaccggggagaggccattcccctgcaccgattgcgggaaggccttcagacattcctcccacttgttggcccaccagcgggtccacacaggggagaggcccttcagctgcccagagtgcgggaaggccttttCCCAGGCCTCCACCCTGCTGAGGCAcaagcgggtccacacgggggaaaggcctttcagctgccccgagtgcgggaaggccttcagcaattcctccacccTGCTGATCCACCAGCatgtccacacgggggagaggcccttcaatTGCCCTGAATGCGGGAAGGCCTATACCCAGGTCTccaacctgctgaggcaccagcgtgTCCATACGGGGGAAAAGCCCTTCAGTTGCCCTGaatgcgggaagggcttcacctgctcctccaaTCTGCGGAGTCACCGGCATGTCCACACAGGGGAGatgccgttcacctgctctcagtgtgggaagggcttcacctgctcctccaaTCTGCGGAGCCAAGAGCgtatccacacgggggagaggcccttcagctgcaccaagtgcgggaaggccttcagcaattcctgcgCCCTGTTGAGGCACCAGCATGTCCACACCGGGGAggggccgttcacctgctctcggTGCCGGAAgggcttcacctgctcctccaccCTGCAGAgccaccagcggatccacacaggggagagacccttcagctgctctcagtgcgggaaggcctttacCCACGTCTCCTCCCTGATGACCCACCAGCgtatccacacgggggagaggccgttcacctgctctcagtgcgggaagggcttcacttGCTCCTTCAACCTCCAGACCCACCAGCgagtccacaccggggagaggccctttAGCTGCCCAGAGTGCGGAAAGGCCTTTACCCAGGTCTCCACCCTGCTggggcaccagcgggtccacacgggggagaggcccttcagctgccccgagtgcgggaaggccttgaggaattcctccaccctgctgacccaccagcgggtccacccgggggagaggccattcacctgctctcagtgtaggaagggcttcaggtattcctcccacctgctgacccaccggcgggtccacacgggggagaggcccttcagctgcccagagtgcgggaaggcctttagCCAGGTCtccaccctgctgaggcaccagcggatccacaccgGAGAGAGGCCGTTCACTtgctctcagtgcgggaagggcttcacctaCTCCTCCAACCTGCAGAAACACCAGCGAGTTTACGTGCCatcgcagggggattga